From the Mycobacterium sp. 155 genome, the window CAGCACTCCGGTGGCCATGGGATCGAGGGTGCCGGCATGGCCGACCTTGCGGGTACCGAACAGCCGACGGCATCGGCCGACCACGTCGTGGCTGGTCATGCCAGCCGGCTTGTCGACGATCACCAATCCCGGGCTCGGGTTTGGATTGTTCCTCGCGTGCGCAGGCATATTCACAGCACGATCGCCGTCAGCGTCACACCGTCACGCACCGACCAACGACCTTCGAGCAGGTTGAGCGGTGGACCGTGCTCGGCGGCCGGATCGATGAGGATTTCCGACCAGAAGCCGCCGGTGGTACCGGAATCATCAACGTCGAAGGTGATGTGCGCATCCTCGAAGCCCAACCAGCGGTGCGTCAACGGAAACCACGCCTTGTAGGTTGCCTCCTTGGCGCAGAACAGGATTCGATCCCAGTGCAGACCATCTGGCAGGCCGCCCAGCTCGGTGCGTTCGGCCGGCACCGTGATCGCGTCGAGCACCCCGTCCGGCAGGACGTCATGGGGCTCGGCGTCAATCCCGACCGACCGGACCTCGACAGTACGGCCCACGACTGCGCCGCGAAATCCCCTGCAGTGCGTCAGGCTACCGACCACGCCATCGGGCCAACATGGTTCGCCTTTGTCCCCCTTGAGGATCGGGACAGGTCCGATGCCCAGCTCCCCCAGTGCCTGACGCGCGCAGTAACGCACTGTGACGAACTCGTTGCGGCGCTTGGCCACTGACCGCGCGATGAGTGGTTCTTCTTCTGGCAGCGGTGACAGCCCCGGTGGATCGTCGTACAACTCGGCAGACGCCACCGCGTCCGGGAGCACCTGGGTGAGCAGCATGCCGCTCATGCTCTCCTCGATTGAATCCGGTCCCGCACCTGCTCGGCATGGGCTCGCATCTCCGGGGTGATCTCGAAATGACCGCCGAACTCGTTGAGATAGCCGGGTGCGTATTTCGGATCGGGCAGGATCTGCCGCAGCCACCGGTAAGGCTTGCGCCGGCGCCACTCCCGCGGGTAGCCGACCGACACCTCTTCGAAGCGCACGTCGTCGTACCAGGTGGTGCGGGGAATATGTAGATGCCCGTAGACCGAGCAGATGGCGTTGTACCGGATGTGCCAGTCTTTGGTCGCGGTGGTCCCGCACCACAACGAGAACTCGGGATAGAACATCGCGTCGCAGGGTTCCCGCACCAGCGGGAAGTGGTTGACCAGAACGGTCGGCGTGATCCAGTCGAGGTCTTCGAGCTTCTCGCGAGTCTGCTTGACCCGGTCACGGCACCACGCGTCGCGGGTCGCGTACGGCTCACACGACAGCAGGAACTCGTCGGTACCCACCACGTTGCGTTCTCGCGCCACAGCCAAGCCCTCGGCCTTGGTCGCCGTACCGGCGGGCAAAAACGTGTAGTCGTATAGC encodes:
- a CDS encoding 4'-phosphopantetheinyl transferase, which translates into the protein MSGMLLTQVLPDAVASAELYDDPPGLSPLPEEEPLIARSVAKRRNEFVTVRYCARQALGELGIGPVPILKGDKGEPCWPDGVVGSLTHCRGFRGAVVGRTVEVRSVGIDAEPHDVLPDGVLDAITVPAERTELGGLPDGLHWDRILFCAKEATYKAWFPLTHRWLGFEDAHITFDVDDSGTTGGFWSEILIDPAAEHGPPLNLLEGRWSVRDGVTLTAIVL
- a CDS encoding metallophosphoesterase, with protein sequence MDQESRDRQPILWAISDLHTGHTGNKPVTESLYPSTPDDWLIVAGDVGERTDEIRWTLDLLRKRFAKVIWVPGNHELWTTNKDPMQIFGRSRYDYLVDMCDQMGIVTPEHPFPVWTEQGGPATIVPMFLLYDYTFLPAGTATKAEGLAVARERNVVGTDEFLLSCEPYATRDAWCRDRVKQTREKLEDLDWITPTVLVNHFPLVREPCDAMFYPEFSLWCGTTATKDWHIRYNAICSVYGHLHIPRTTWYDDVRFEEVSVGYPREWRRRKPYRWLRQILPDPKYAPGYLNEFGGHFEITPEMRAHAEQVRDRIQSRRA